CAACTTTGTTGCCAGATATTTCTTTCTGGTTGCCCGTTTACCCAAGAAGCTATAGAAAAAGGTAACCtcattatttcattttttcAGATTCAGTGATCCAGTATGGTCTTGTGGCAAAACACATGCAAAATAACATACTAGCTAGATATGTGCTCCTCAAGTCACCATGATATCATCATCCAAGATAAATAGGAACTTTGCATACCAACTGAATAGGGGTAGAGGGATCACTGCACTATATGAAATTTACAGTGGTTAGTatcaaatattattttatgaAATAATTGCCTTCTTCCGTTCATTTTAATATGTTAGACTGTGTATTGTTTGCTGTTAATTAGTTAGTCTTATTCTCACCAGTCCTATATACAATTATGTAATTGTAAAAGATGAACCATTCTTTAGTTGTAGTCCCATATTAAGAGTAGATACACTACActacacagaaaaaaaaacatacttctATGAATACCTCACATGATAAGAATGTAGTAATACTTTTTAGTGTTGGTTATGTACCTCATACTGTGCATGATTTGTCCCTAGAACTTTAGTTTAAGTATGATAAGCTAATTATTGTATTAATATAAATGGCAATTCAGTAGTTATACCCATGGATGTCTATTTACTAGGGTGGAGTACTCTGAATGAATTTCAGTCCAAAACTCCAAATATCTTCCCTGACATGGGAATCTTTTTAGTAGCACGATGgagaaatttatatatgtagCTGAAACATCAACCTCGATGGCTTGTCTTGCCCGTGCAATTTGCACACTGGAAAACAAACTCATGCACAGTGGGACATAAACGGTGAGATGGATAAGAGAGCCATTGTACTATTTGAACACTGCATAAGAGAGCCCCTCACAAGGAACTTGCTCGTTGTCTTCCTTGTGACCAGCGATGCCTCAGCTGCACGCATCAAAGGCCTTGCTCTCAGGCTCAGCTGAGTCTTTCCTCACAACATAGGGTTTGAACAATTTTCTGCTTGTTGTGGTAGCTTAGGAGCTAGCCAATCGAAACGTTGGCTCGCTCAGTGGTCATCTTGCGCTCCAAAAGACACCCGCCTACTCCATTGCCATTCCCATCGACCCGGTTCACCTCAGTTCTCATGCCAAGCAAGTTCGTTTTGTCAACTTGAGCAAAATTAACACCACAATTTGAGCCGCTTCCTTCTTTCTCGTTTTCCCGTTGATCCAAGAAGCCACCGAAAGGTAACCCCCTTAATTATTTCAATTCTTCAGCTTCAGTAATCAGTATATGCTTACTTTCTCAAGACAGATTGCAAAATaacatgctagctagctaaagaTGTGCTCTGTAAAAAAGATGAGTGATTTTAtagtccttgaggaggtaccatattttctagtgtaaaatttggtacctctcgATACCTCCAGTACTAGAAGGTACCAATTCTGAATGTTTTACGGTGTTTGCATTCCAAAAAGGGTAAAGATCCAACGCCCCTCAATCACTGTCGAAACTATATTTTGGCAATATAAACGGGGTAGcacacgagacctaaaagtgaaTGGATCCAGAGATAaggatttatacaggttcaggccctctcaatgagaggtaataccttACTCCTGTttagggatttgaatccgccgggtgtagtatagatctgacgatcggGTTGCGAATCTCTGTGTTCATGCCCTTGGAGGGGCCTCCCTGCTCGCCTTATATAGGTTGGGTGACAGGGTTACAAGATAGAAACTTTTTTGAGGGGAAACACtgtaggggaagcccccacaGTTAATATATTAAACGAAACAAAAGGTTCAAATTACAACAAATTAATCCACAAATTAAGAGAATCTCTCTCTAAAATATTAAGCCTATGGACTAATAGGGAGAGATTAGTCTTAAAGAGAGCTCTCCAAAAGGAAACTGAACGGGCaacattattaaaaattaaacaattcATTTGCTTCCAAATATTCCAAGCAACATAGCGCACCTTCTCAAcacagtgtgaagacatataaCAATTCTTGGTAGCAAACAACATTTCACCAAAACTAAGGGATAAATCCCAAATCACACCAAATTGAGCTCAACATTCAGAACTGAAAGGACACTGAAAGAAGGGATGCAAGGTTGTTTCTCTCATTCCTGTAGAACACAAGACACAGCTCAAAGAAGCATTTTCAGGGGAACAACGCCTTCTGTCCAGCATATCATAAGTGTTTAAGCGATCTATTAAAAGAAGCCAACCAAAAACTTTGACCTTGGAaactgttgatgcgaaaacacgaggcctgggagatctgcttaactccagtgcaggtccaaaacttgcctctgggtgtgtgagcgtgccagttgattactgtaatcaacaagaaacaaagacaaagaaatcgctgttaaatccataaacgatagccgatcggctaggtgccgatgacatatcatttatttttgagccgatgtcatatatgtatcgatcgacagtcattaataagtaagaaagaactaaatctactcgatcggctgtagatattaacggtATATAGTCcttatatcaatatatacttaaatcaagtgattgggatagatcggacgccatgccaagacagtataaatcacttagaacgaaatatatgttaataatgagactatatatattcatagtatAGCCGATcggatagatctagcatgtatcggctaatactccgataccactctatactaagatgttaaagcaagtagaatatactaaacaaaagcctaatatacttaactgcggtaagatcttaacataaatggcagatttaacatgtcaatcaagcatatgaaataaatgtagttaaatcaggtaagatcggctaaaactccgatactaccctaatcggcaaccaaagacaggctagagattaagattctaatcacgactcataagatcaaactcaactgatgcaactataagtatgaaaagaaagacaatatctagacaatcaagtcgttggatgtgtcataaagtggtggataccttatataatctaagctaaCCTCGATATTTatcctaatcggctgccttctgccgtcagatgttagccgattgtaggttagataacgatattgccagagattatataagatatatgataacttgacgaattacataaacaagattagagtttcataaagatggaagcactaatcccgagaacgcaagccgccataacaagttttacctcttgttgaagatcgaaaccgatgcagctcaaccgaaagcaagaactcgtcaaaacaaaacgaaagtaaaaagggtggcgatgcgccgagattgtattgaacgtgtgttaattcgattacatggggctcgggtctatttatacccgagaattacaagatatgtccatatcggacacgactattatctctaacaaactctaagataccataagtctttgcggcagacttttgcccaaacatatctctaaggaaattacataaaatatcctaattaatagatacaattgccttctcatgactctatccatgtgtggcaatcaTCATAAAGCACATCAACCTAACCCGACAACATATGATGTatcatattgtcggattcggctccatcggctaaccttgtctgactcgaactctgccgatcttaGTCGTAGCtgattcggactttagccgatcTTCACTATGTTTCCGGGGCAATCTCTATCTCGATTTCCATCTCGATTCCTCCTTTACAtccgatccttggattaccaaatttagtgGTTAACAGAAACACACTTGCTCTTCCAAATCCAATTGATATAAGCCGGCACCTGAATCTGCGAAAAATTCATAGCATAAATCTTCTGAGAGGAGAAAATACCATTACCCAAGCATAAGTCCAACTATCCTTCTCATCATTGAGCTGATCCATAGGATCAAAAGTTGAAATTATCATATATTCCTGAAGGGCTTGCTCAAACAGTGGCAGGACAAAAAGTTCTGAAAGATCCTTTAAGGATAACATATGAACTGAGATATTGGCATCCCTGGAAAAAGAGTGAATCCTAGGAAAGACAGATGATCTGACCTTATTATTCCACAGATCCTCCCAAAACAAACAGGATTTACCATCCCCAACATTACAGGTTGAAATTCCCTTAAAGATACCCACAAATTGCAGAACATCTCTCCACCAAAAGGATCCTTTAGGGGAGACAGCATGTGGCACTTTTGAGCTGTAGTAAGTAttccaaatcaaattaacccaGGGAATTGGTAACCTATTATATAATTTATGCAATTTTTTCAAGAGAAGGGCGTTCTTTTGGATCTGAGATCAATTACTCCCAAGCCACCTTTATCCTTTGGCTGACACACTCTGTCCCACAGCACCAAAGACTTTTTGTTTGAATTTACAAGATAGAAACTTATCCTCATACGGTTTAAGTTTCCtatatctaatctacaatcTTAACAAACCAGGACTACATGTCGTTCCTTGATACAAATGTAAACGTAATACCCGAGTCCTAGTCTTATACATATCCTATATACCTGATCTATCCCCTGTAACCAGTCGAATAGCCCATCCATGTGGGTATGTGGTACCCATAATCttcacagtagcccctgagaccttcacagtcgatgAGATAATCTTCTTCCAAGTCAAATCTCAAAAAgcccgagtgcttcaatcatctatGCCTTAGTCTCCAGAGTGCATTTACCAAATCATAAGGCTGTGAAAGGCTgaagaaatttaaaaataatatatacttaggtgcatcgactagatgcacttAATtatgtgtagcccccgactatgtggttagttgaacaaactaagcatatagtcaagtaataaaaaattcaaccaaccgagtggttttgataattatactcaaccaagtgacttaatatatagcatatgcggtgtgaatccccgaataacatgatccgagtgatataccgacttcTTTATAAAATATGATGCGTGCAACCTAAAGTCGACTacatctttgaaaattcacatagaaaAACAtctataaagaagcttgtatgctgtgaataaagaaattttcaAAGTATCGGGCATACACCATGCACACACTACTTTAACAAATGTGCTTAAATCCCTATAAAAgtcacatggtttcaccacacctagAAATATACGACATATGTAGTGTAAAATCTGAGTAaaaaaactcataaaggatttatcAACCGCTTGGAAAATGACcgaaatatataatcagcctaagccataatattggtcaatgaaaatgcacacttacgtggtaaaaagcaacgatattgtatccaatcaattgctttatAAGCCCAAACAACgccttgacttatataaaaaagtcaacgggacagctatataaagctttactatTTGGCATCTTTTgaaatgcattgtaccaactcctaaaaagttgagtaacagcggtataaaaggattttaatgTATTGGGCACTTGACCACGTGCACTTTtgcctaagaaaaaaaaatgcctaagtcTCTAAAAGAATGTAATTGGCCACACctaaaaatatgggctgcagacatattaggcctagacCCAAAATACGCCTACCGATACCCTTAGAATACGACGTGTATAGCACGCATATTAATATGTTCCCAACTGATAAATTTCCCAGGCGATATAAATTGAATGTATCTCATCTGAGTAGCTTCTAATCCGAGTTGTTATCCCTCATGGGATGCACCAAAATAGATGTAAAAATTGAATCCCAACTAGCGCAAGTACTCTAGTGATAGCCCTCACAAGGAATAATAAATGGTCTAGCTTTGAACATAGCAAGCCAACACATGACCATGAATTAATGTTGCATGTATCCAGAATAAGTCCAAATTGAAGTTATGATCCTTGTGTTTGAGCTAGACTACAGGGCCCTAGCTTAGACTCTTTCTCCAAACACAGCTTCTAGACCTTGCCTACTTTTCCCTTATCAGGGccattttcctttctttctttcttactTTTTTCTTTCAGAAATCAGGTAATCAATTTGCATTCCCTGGGTTTTTGCAAAAAGCAACGATATTTAGACACaagttctttctttctttctttctttctttcttatttaCATAAGTTGAAATATTTGGACCTTGCTTTCTCTATTTACTAGGGTGGAGTACTTTGAATGAATTTCAGTCCAAAACTCCAAATATCTTCCCTGACATGGGAATCTTTTTAGTAGCACGATGgagaaatttatatatgtagCTGAAACATCAACCTTGATGGCTTGTCTTGCCCGTGCAATTTGCACACTCGAAAACAAACTCATGCACAGTGGGACATAAACGGTGAGATGGATAAGAGAGCCATTGTATTATTTGAACACTGCATAAGAGAGCCCCTCACAAGGAACTTGCTCGTTGTCTTCCTTGTGACCAGCGATGCCTCAGCTGCACGCATCAAAGGCCTTGCTCTCAGGCTCAACTGAGTCTTTCCTCACAACATAGGGTTTGAACAATTTTCTGCTTGTTGTGGTAGCTTAGGAGCTAGCCAATCGAAACGTTGGCTCGCTCAGTGGTCATCTTGCGCTCCAAAAGACACCCGCCTACTCCATTGCCATTCCCATCGACCCGGTTCACCTCAGCCTCACCTCAGCTCTCATGCCAAGCAAGTTCGTTTTGTCAACTTGAGCAAAATTAACACCACAATTTGAGCCGCTTCCTTCTTTCTCGTTTTCCTGTTGATCCAAGAAGCCACCGAAAGGTAACCCCCTTAATTATTTCAATTCTTCAGCTTCAGTAATCAGTATATGCTTACTTTCTCAAGACAGATTGCAAAATaacatgctagctagctaaagaTGTGCTCTGTAACAAAGATGAGTGATTTTATAGTTCTTGAGGAGGTACTAGGAGGTgccatattttctagtataaaatttggtgCCTCTCGGTATCTCCAGTACTAGGAGGTACCAAATTCCGAAGGTTTTGTAGTGTTTGCATTCCTAAAAGGGTAAAGATCCAATGCTCCTCAATCACGGGTATCATGTTAAAAGTATTTAAGATTGATATAGGTACTTCGGTACTAAGagtaaaaacataattttactTGTAGAGAGAAAAGGGCAAAATTGTCTCCTAAATTATAATAGGTACTGCATAGGTACAACCGTATGCGCTAACATCTGCACGGTTTAATTTTCTCTTTTGCGTGGTTTCCTGTAGATTTACGTTGTATTGGAGTTAAGTCATTTACCGGACACTAGTGTTACAGGTTCTTAGTTCATTATCTCTAGATTTAATTTGTGTTCTTTGTTGTTCTCTTTTGCGTAGCTTTCTCTAGATTTACATTGTGCTCTTATAACACATTATTGGCCtaattatatgatttttttctacatttacaCTTTATTCCAACGAACACGTAAAAACTTCTACCTTAATTTTGTTGAAAGTTATATTTTGTTTACAGCAATAGATTTATATTGTGTTTCAAAAACAGGACCGGTTAAAATATCACCCAAGGTTAGCATCAATTTAAACTATACATTTACGATGCTTGcttccatttaaacatgctatgTCAGGTTATGCCTCATGTTCAAACACACAACAGTGCCAAAGCAATGTTTTCTTTATTGTATTGTATCGCATTTAAACATGCTATGTCAGGTTATGCCTCATGTACCTCTTAGTACTTGGATATTTTGGTACCTCTTAATACCTCTCAAGGACTAAAATTTCTCAACAAAGATGCTCTGAAACCAATTCAACTTTTGTCCATTTTCAGACGGTATTACTCTCTTGCGTGATTTACTTGGATATTTTGGAGCATCACCCTCAACGCTTTTCTCTATGGCAACCATACTGGATTCTTTCATTGGATCATGTGCCAAGAAGTTGCAAGAGATCATTACTGAGGAGGCAATACTAATTTTAGGTGTAAAAGAAGAACTCAGGGAACTGCAGGAAAGAATGGAACAAATACGGTGCTTTGTCAGTGATGCGGAGAATAGGGGCATGGATGACTCAGCAATACACAATTGGATTTCTCGGCTAAAAGATGCTATGTATGACGCTGATGACATTATTGATTTGGCTAGTTTTGAAGGAAGCAAGCTATTAAATGGCCATTCTTCACCACCGAGAAAAACAACTGCGTGCAGTGGGCTTTCACTTCTCTCTTGCTTTTCCAATATTCAGATTCGCCATGAGGTTGGTGAAAAAATTAGAAGCCTGaacaaaaaaatagagaaaattgaAAAGGATAACATATTTGCGACACTTGGGAATACAGAGCCAGCTGATAAAGGTTCAACATCAGAACTGAGAAAAAGATCTAACGTTGTCGAACCCAACATTGTGGGGAAAGAGATAGTACATGCTTGTAGAAAATTGGTGAGCCTGGTGCTTACACACAAGGAAGGTAAGGCTTACAAGATCGCTATTGTTGGAACAGGGGGAATCGGAAAGACAACTTTAGCTCAGAAAGTATACAATGATCAGAAATTAAAAGATAGCTTCAGCAGACGTGCTTGGATTTGTGTTTCTAAGGAGTACTCCCCAGTTCATCTTTTGAGACAACTACTTCGAACCATGGAGGTTCATTATGCTCAAGATGAACTACTTGAAGAGCTCCAAACCAAGCTTGCATTAGCCATTAAAAACAAGAGTTTTTTCATTGTGTTGGATGATCTATGGCAGTCTGATGTATGGACAAATCTACTAAGAACTCCACTGCATGCTGCATCCTCAGGAATAATTGTAGTAACTACTCGGTATGATACTGTCGCTCTAGAAATCGGGGTTGAGCTAATACATCGTGTTGACCTGATGTCACTTGATGTTGGTTGGGAGCTTCTATGGAAGAGCATGAACATCCTGGAAGAGAAagaagtgcaaaatttgtgggATATAGGGATTGAGATTGTTCAGAAATGTGGTGGGCTCCCTCTTGCTATCAAAGTTGTTGCTAGAGTTATGGCAAGCAAAGATAAAACAGAAAGCGAATGGAGAAAGATTTTAACTAGAAATGTTTGGTCCATGACTAAGCTTCCTAAGGAAATAAGTGGTGGCCTATATCTAAGTTATGACGATTTACCACAGCATTTGAAGCAATGTTTTCTTTATTGTATCGTATTTCCTGAAGACTGGGTATTTGATCGTGATGACCTTATCAGGATGTGGGTTGCTGAAGGTTTTCTAGAAGTGCAAAAAGATCAACTACTAGAAGATACAGCGGAAGAGTACTACTATGAGCTAATACATAGGAATCTCCTCCAACCAGTTGGCACATATTTTGATCAGAGCAAATGCAAAATGCATGATCTCTTAAGGCAACTTGCTTGTTATCTATCAAGAGAAGAATGTTATATTGGAGATCCAACATCATTGGTGGacaatactatatataaacTGCGACGCATTTTAGTTATCACCGAGAAAGATATGGTAGTCATACCTAGCATGGGTAAAGAGGAGATTAAGTTGAGAACTTTTACAACTGATAAACAGCCACGAGCAATTGATAACACACTTTTCATGAGATTAAGTTATCTTCGTGTTTTGGATCTAAGCGACTCACTTGTGCAAACAATACCAGATTATGTTGGAAATTTAATCCATCTACGTTTACTTAATCTTGATGGAACCAACATATCTTGTCTACCGGAGTCCATTGGTTCCCTTCAAAACCTTCAAACATTGAACTTGCAGAGGTGTGAATCTTTGCATAGCCTTCCTTTAGCAACCACTCAATTGTGTAATTTAAGGCGGCTTGGTCTTGAATTGACACCAATAAATCTTGTCCCAAATGGGATAGGAAGACTGAAATTCCTCAATGATTTAAATGGAATTCCTATTGGTTGTGGAAGCAACAATACTAAAATGCAAGTTGGATGGAACTTGCAAGAGTTGGCTCATCTTTCACAGTTGCGGCGGCTTTACTTGGACAAGTTAGAAAGAGCAACTCCATGCAGCGGAACAGAGTCATTGCTGCTAACAGACAAAATTCATCTGAAAGTTCTCATGCTATCCTGCACTGAACAGACAGATGAAGAATATTCAGAGGAAGATGTCAGCAATGTTGAGAAGATCTTTGAGCATCTAACACCACCACACAACTTAGAAGATCTTTTTATTGGTGCATTCTTTGGTCGGAGGTTCCCCACTTGGCTTGGGACTACCCATTTGTCTTCAGTGAAATTCCTGATCCTTGAAGATTGCAAATCCTGCATGCATCTTCCACCAATGGGGCAGCTCCCCAACTTGAAATACTTGAGAATTGATGGAGCAAAAGAAATTACCAAGATTGGACCCGAATTTATTGGTTGTGGGGTGGGTAATCTCAGATGCACAGAGGCAGTTGCTTTCCCCAAGCTCGAATGGTTGATCATCAACGATATGCCCAACTGGGAGGAGTGGTCGTTTGTTGaacaagaagaggaggaagtaGCTACAGCAGCTAAGGAAGGGGGAGATGATGGAGCTGCTGCCCTGTTTCCAAGGTTGTCATGGCTGATGCCCTGTTTGACTAAGTTGGATCTAATAGGCTGCCCCAAGC
The nucleotide sequence above comes from Oryza glaberrima chromosome 11, OglaRS2, whole genome shotgun sequence. Encoded proteins:
- the LOC127754092 gene encoding putative disease resistance protein RGA3 isoform X2, with protein sequence MATILDSFIGSCAKKLQEIITEEAILILGVKEELRELQERMEQIRCFVSDAENRGMDDSAIHNWISRLKDAMYDADDIIDLASFEGSKLLNGHSSPPRKTTACSGLSLLSCFSNIQIRHEVGEKIRSLNKKIEKIEKDNIFATLGNTEPADKGSTSELRKRSNVVEPNIVGKEIVHACRKLVSLVLTHKEGKAYKIAIVGTGGIGKTTLAQKVYNDQKLKDSFSRRAWICVSKEYSPVHLLRQLLRTMEVHYAQDELLEELQTKLALAIKNKSFFIVLDDLWQSDVWTNLLRTPLHAASSGIIVVTTRYDTVALEIGVELIHRVDLMSLDVGWELLWKSMNILEEKEVQNLWDIGIEIVQKCGGLPLAIKVVARVMASKDKTESEWRKILTRNVWSMTKLPKEISGGLYLSYDDLPQHLKQCFLYCIVFPEDWVFDRDDLIRMWVAEGFLEVQKDQLLEDTAEEYYYELIHRNLLQPVGTYFDQSKCKMHDLLRQLACYLSREECYIGDPTSLVDNTIYKLRRILVITEKDMVVIPSMGKEEIKLRTFTTDKQPRAIDNTLFMRLSYLRVLDLSDSLVQTIPDYVGNLIHLRLLNLDGTNISCLPESIGSLQNLQTLNLQRCESLHSLPLATTQLCNLRRLGLELTPINLVPNGIGRLKFLNDLNGIPIGCGSNNTKMQVGWNLQELAHLSQLRRLYLDKLERATPCSGTESLLLTDKIHLKVLMLSCTEQTDEEYSEEDVSNVEKIFEHLTPPHNLEDLFIGAFFGRRFPTWLGTTHLSSVKFLILEDCKSCMHLPPMGQLPNLKYLRIDGAKEITKIGPEFIGCGVGNLRCTEAVAFPKLEWLIINDMPNWEEWSFVEQEEEEVATAAKEGGDDGAAALFPRLSWLMPCLTKLDLIGCPKLRALPPQLGQQATNLKGILICGASSLKTVEDLWFLSYAIHVQECGDLERISNLPHVRVMYARDCPNLRCVEELGSLEQLWLYEDMQEISSLWVPRLREQHNQHHEDELEVNEWFPY
- the LOC127754092 gene encoding putative disease resistance protein RGA3 isoform X1: MISSSKINRNFAYQLNRGRGITALYEIYSDGITLLRDLLGYFGASPSTLFSMATILDSFIGSCAKKLQEIITEEAILILGVKEELRELQERMEQIRCFVSDAENRGMDDSAIHNWISRLKDAMYDADDIIDLASFEGSKLLNGHSSPPRKTTACSGLSLLSCFSNIQIRHEVGEKIRSLNKKIEKIEKDNIFATLGNTEPADKGSTSELRKRSNVVEPNIVGKEIVHACRKLVSLVLTHKEGKAYKIAIVGTGGIGKTTLAQKVYNDQKLKDSFSRRAWICVSKEYSPVHLLRQLLRTMEVHYAQDELLEELQTKLALAIKNKSFFIVLDDLWQSDVWTNLLRTPLHAASSGIIVVTTRYDTVALEIGVELIHRVDLMSLDVGWELLWKSMNILEEKEVQNLWDIGIEIVQKCGGLPLAIKVVARVMASKDKTESEWRKILTRNVWSMTKLPKEISGGLYLSYDDLPQHLKQCFLYCIVFPEDWVFDRDDLIRMWVAEGFLEVQKDQLLEDTAEEYYYELIHRNLLQPVGTYFDQSKCKMHDLLRQLACYLSREECYIGDPTSLVDNTIYKLRRILVITEKDMVVIPSMGKEEIKLRTFTTDKQPRAIDNTLFMRLSYLRVLDLSDSLVQTIPDYVGNLIHLRLLNLDGTNISCLPESIGSLQNLQTLNLQRCESLHSLPLATTQLCNLRRLGLELTPINLVPNGIGRLKFLNDLNGIPIGCGSNNTKMQVGWNLQELAHLSQLRRLYLDKLERATPCSGTESLLLTDKIHLKVLMLSCTEQTDEEYSEEDVSNVEKIFEHLTPPHNLEDLFIGAFFGRRFPTWLGTTHLSSVKFLILEDCKSCMHLPPMGQLPNLKYLRIDGAKEITKIGPEFIGCGVGNLRCTEAVAFPKLEWLIINDMPNWEEWSFVEQEEEEVATAAKEGGDDGAAALFPRLSWLMPCLTKLDLIGCPKLRALPPQLGQQATNLKGILICGASSLKTVEDLWFLSYAIHVQECGDLERISNLPHVRVMYARDCPNLRCVEELGSLEQLWLYEDMQEISSLWVPRLREQHNQHHEDELEVNEWFPY